The Streptomyces sp. NBC_00569 genomic sequence ACCGCCGCCTGATCGGCACTCCGCACGGCTCGCGGGCGCTCGGGCCGTTCCGACAGGCCGTGTTGGTGTTGCGCTGGTTCCGGGAACGCGGCTGCGTGCACTGCCTGGCGCGAGACGCCGGGATCTCGCAGGCCACCGGCTACCGCTACCTGCACGAGGGCATCGACGTCCTTGCCGACCAGACCCCCGACCTGCACGACGTCCTGACACGCTGCCAGGAGGAGGGAATGACGCACGTGATTCTGGACGGCACCCTGATCGAGTCAGACCGCGTCTCCGGGGAGCGCGAGAACGGCAACGACCTCTGGTTCAGCCAGAAGCACAAGGTGTTCGGCGGCAACGTGCAGTTCCTCTCCGCCCCGGACGGCACTCCGCTGTGGGTCTGCGAGGTTGAGCCCGGATCGACGCCTGACATCACCGCGGCCCGGATCCACGTCCTGCCTGCGCTCTACAAGGCGGCTGCCCAGGGCCTGCCGACCCTGGCGGACAAGGGCTACATCGGGGCGGGCATCGGCATACGCATCCCCGTCCGCCGCCCGAAGGGCCGCTCCGAGCAAGCCCTCCACATCGACATCCGGATGGCGAACGCCCTGATCAGGCACGTCCGAGCCCTGGGGGAACGTGCCGCCGCCGAGCTCAAGGAACCCTGGCGTGCGCTCAAGCGCGTCACACTCAGCCCCTGCCGCATCGGCGACATCACCCGCGCCGCGCTCGTCCTCAACCAGCGTTGGAAGTGATCTTCATAGAGAAGACCTCAGTGACCTGCTGGTTCGCGCATGTGCACATGTGTCGGGGCGTGAACCGGGTTCGTGGCGCCCCAGCCTGACGAACTTGCGTGTCGTCGGTCGGCTCGGCTTCTCGGCTGCGTCATTAGTAGATATGGGCGTAGAAGGTAGATATATTGACATAGCTATGTTCAGCCGCATACGTTTTCGGACTGTGAGCCAGCCCAGAGCATCCGTTCAGGACGTCAACCACGTAGCTGACGAGCTAGTCGTGTGTCTGCCCGCGCTGGCTCGGGCCATGGAACGGCAGATCGGCCCGGACTTCGAACACCCCAAACCGCCCGAGGCGCAGATTGCGCTGCTCCGTCACGTTGAGGCCAATGACGGGGTCACGGTGCGGAGGGCGGCAGACGCACTGCTGATGAAGCCCAACAACGTGAGCGCAATGGTGACGCAGCTGACCGAGCAGGGTCTGCTGGAACGCCGACAGGACTCTGCCGACAAGCGCGTTGCGCACCTGCACCTCACATCGGCCTCGCGGCAGCAGCTCGCCGAGGTCCAGCACCTGATGAGCAGCCTGCTCAGACGGGCGCTGCGGAGCATGACCGAGGACGAACTGGAGGCTCTCGACTCGGCGTTGACCGCACTGCATGCCCTGAACGAGCGCCTTCACCCCGACACGCACTGACGCACGTTCAGGGATGCCGCACCCTGTTTTCAGGGCGTACCGCTCACGCGCTGCACCGCGTCGGTCTGCGGATCTTTGCCGTGGGCGCGCGGCTGCGTATGAATTCCCGGAGATGCCGAACCCCGGGCCGGTATCGGACGGCCGTCCCTGCCGTTCCCGACCACCGGCCCGGGGTTTTGGTGCCGGGCCGGACGTGTCCTCAATCGCGTCCGGCCCGGGCCTTGTCACTCGCCGGGGTGGGCGAGTTCGATGTCGTGGCCGTCGATGGAGCTGCCCCGGACGGACAGGTCCCTGGCCTTCGGCGGGTAGCCGGTCGCGAAGACCGTGTAGCTGCCACCGTCCAGGTCGGAGAAGGCGTACGCGCCGTCTTCGCCGGTGGCCGAGGCGGCGACCACGTTGCCTGCGGCATCGACGAGCGTGACCCGGGCATCGGCCAGCGGCCGGCCGACTGCCGTTACCACGCCGCTCACTTGCGCCCCCGCTGGCAGCTCGATCTCGGTCCTGGTGACGCCCTGCGGGGCGACTTCGACGGGCAGGGCCAGCGGCCGGTACCCGGTGGCGGTGACCGCGAGGGTCAGCGACCCGGGTGTCATCTCGGTGAAGGCGAAGGTGCCGTCCGCGTCGGTGAGCTCGGCCGCCAGCACGTCGCCGCGTACATCGGCCGCGACGACCATGGCGCTGTCGACAGGCTCCTTGCTCTCCGCGGACCGGACCGTGCCGATCAAGCCGCTGGTGCCGGAGAGCAGGACGTCGTACGCGACCGGTGCCTCGCCCACCACGACGCTGGAGGCCTGGGGCCGGTAACCGTCGGCCGCGGCGATCAGTACGTAGCTGTCCGCGGCCGACGCGGCGATTTCGTAGGAGCCGTCCGGGTGGGCCACCGCGCGGCCCGACTGCCGCCCGTCCAGCGAGATGAGGGTCAGGGAGGCGTGGGGCACGGGGGCGGATTCGGCTCCTCTGACGTGGCCGCTGATCGTCATGCCGCCGGAGGGCAGGGCCTCGGTCCGGGTGTGGGCCGGAGCTGCCGGGGTGGCCGTGACGGGCGGCTGAGCCGCGGGGGCGTCGGCCGGGTCCGGTTCGGTATGGCCGCCGGCCTTGGTGCGGATGCCGAGTGCGGCGAGGGCGGCGCCGATGAGTGCCAGGATGCCTGTGACGACGACGGCGGTGTGGACACCGTTCATGAACGCGGCCTGGCTGCCTTCTGTCACGGCGGCCTTGAGCTGCGCGGGCATCGCGTTGCTGACTGGGGCGACGCCCATCGAGACAGCGTCCTTCGCCTCTTCGAGCCGTGTGGCCACCGATCCGGGCACGCCCGCGCCGGTCAGCTCATCGTTGAGCGTGGAGCCGACGCGGCTGCTGATGAGTGAAACGAGTACCGACGTACCCAGCGCTCCACCGATCTGCAGGGAGGTGGCCTGCAGGCCACCGGCGACGCCTCCGTCCCTGACTGGAGCGTTACCGACGATCGCGTCGGAGGACGCGGACATCACCATGCCGCTGCCCAGGCCGAGCGCGACGAACGGCAGCCACATCGTGGTGTACGACGAGTCGGCGCTCCACGAGAGCATGGCGAACGCGGCGCCCGCTTGGAGCACCATGCCGAGCGGCATGGACAGCCGCGGACCGTACTTCTCGGTGAGCTTGGCGCCGAGCGGCGCGGCCACCATGGAGACGAGGCTGAGAGGCAGGGTGCGCACCCCGGACTCGACGGGGGAGTAGCCGCGCACGTTCTGCATGTACAGCATGACGAAGAAGATCACGCCGAGCATGATGAAGAAGTTCAGCGCGGTCACGATCGTGCCGACGGTCAGGGCTGGGTTGCGGAACAGGCGCATCGGCAGGAGCGGGTGCTTGATCCGGGTCTCGTACCAGCCGAACAGGACCAGGACGACGAGTCCAGCGATGATCGAGCCGAGCGTGCCGGCCGAAGTCCAGCCCCAGGTCTCGCCCTTGACGACGCCGAAGACGACGGCGAGCAGTCCGAGCGCAAGGAGTACGACGCCGGGCGCGTCGAACTTCTCGCTCGCCGCTGCCTCGTTCTTGGACTGGGGGAGTACCAGGATGCTGAAGACGAAGGCGATGACGCCGATGGGGGCGTTGATGTAGAAGACCGACTCCCAGTTGACGTGCTCGACGAGGAGTCCGCCGACGATCGGGCCGAGTGCCGTGGAGACGGACGAGATCATTGCCCAGATGCCGACCGCCATGCCGAACTTCTTCGGCGGGAAGACGGCGCGCAGCAGGGCGAGGGTGTTGGGCATGAGCATCGCGCCGAAGAGGCCTTGTACGGCGCGGAAGGCGATGACACCCTCGATCGAGCCGACGAGACCGATGGCGACGGACGCGAGAGTGAATCCGGCAACGCCGACGAGATAGAGGGTGCGGCGGCCGAAGCGGTCACCGAGCTTGCCGCCGAGGATGAGCGTCGCGGCGAGGGCGAGCAGGTAGGAGTTGGTGACCCACTGCAGTTCGGCAGTGGAGGCACTCAGGTCACGGGCGATCTCCGAGTTGGCGATCGAGACGACGGAGCCGTCGAGACCGACCATGAACAGGCCGAAGGCGACGGCGATCAGCGTCAGCCATGGGTTGGCGCGCCGTCCGTGGCGCGCGCTTGCCGACGGGGACGCCGCGGGGGCGGCGGTGACAGACATGGGTGAGGAATCCTCAGGACGTTCGGCGCGCTCAGCAGCGCGCGGTCATGTGGGGGAGCACGTCCGGCTCCGCCGCAACGGCGGCAAGGGCAGCGGGCGTACGGGGTCGAGACCGGTCAGGCGGCGCGGACGCGGAGCCGACGGGTGGAACCCGAGAGTGCACAGAGTGCTGAGCCGAGGGCATCGCGGTTGCCGTCGGTGCGGGGGCACAGGGCCATGGAGATCCGCTGTGCCGCGACGCTCTGGGTGAGATTGATGCGCTGGTGCGCCGCGACTAGGGCGCGGAGGTAAGCGTCACGCCTGTCGGAGTGAGCCTCGTGGCCCTCGAGCTGCTGAAAAATGCCAACTTCGCTGAGGCGGGTGATGAGGGCGTTGAGGCCCGGCAGTGTCATCAGTGGCGCATCGGCCGACTGGGGCGTGGGCAGCGACGCCGCGAGGCCTCCGGCCGCGCGGTCGATGCTTCGGCTCCTAGGAGCCCTGCTGCTTACCCACACGGCATCGACAGTACATATATGAAGATAGCTATGTCAACATGGGTAATGGGGCGGGCGGGGTGCACCAGCCCGGGGCCGCCCGGCTGGCGGCCGATAGCCCCGGATCGGTGCGGAGTGGTCAGCTGAGGCGTTCCAGCACCATGGCCATGCCCTGGCCACCCCCGACGCACATGGTCTCCACGCCCCACTGCGCGTCGCGTGTTCGCAGCCCGTTGATCAGGGTGGTCATGATGCGCGCGCCAGTGGCGCCGAACGGATGTCCCAGCGCAATGGCCCCGCCGTGCACATTGAGCCGTTCCACCGGGATACGCAGCTCGCGCTGGGAGGCGATGACTTGGGCGGCGAACGCCTCGTTCATCTCGAACAGGTCGATGTCCCCGATGGAGAGACCGGCGTGGGTGAGGGCTCGGCGGGTGGCTTCGACAGGGCCCAGGCCCATGATCTCGGGGGAGAGCCCCGAGACGCCGGTGGCCACGATCCGCGCCAGGGGGGTGATGCCCAGTTCGCGTGCCCGGATGTCGCTCATGATGATCACTGCGGCGGCGCCGTCGTTGAGGGGGCAGGAGTTGCCCGCGGTCACCGTTCCGCCAGGTCGGAAGGCCGGCTTGAGTTGGGCGAGGGCTTCGATCGTTGTGCCCGGGCGGGGGCTGTCGTCGCTCACCATCATCGTTCCGTCCGGCAGTCGCACGGGGGTGATCTCCCGTGCGAAGAAGCCGGAGTTGGCGGCCTGGGCGGCCAACTGCTGGCTGCGCACGGCGTAGTCGTCCTGCTCCCGGCGGCCTACTTGACGCAAGCCACCTACGTTTTCGGCGGTCTGCCCCATGGCCAGGTAGATGTCGGGCAGTTGACCGTCGGCTCGGGGGTTGGTCCAACGTTGGTTGCTCAGGGCGTCGTTCGCGGTGCGCGCTCGCGCCTGGTCGAAGGCCGGGTTCAGTACGTCGTCGGAGTCCGCGCCGGCCGCTCCGAACCGCTGGTACCGGGATACGCACTCGACTCCGGCGCTGATGAACGCGTGACCTTCTCCGGCCTTGATGGCGTGAAAGGCCATGCGCGCGGTCTGCAGCGACGATGAGCAGAACCGGTTGACCGTGGTGCC encodes the following:
- a CDS encoding transposase family protein; amino-acid sequence: MVTYVATLDVPRHVVDHLARLLAAHRRLIGTPHGSRALGPFRQAVLVLRWFRERGCVHCLARDAGISQATGYRYLHEGIDVLADQTPDLHDVLTRCQEEGMTHVILDGTLIESDRVSGERENGNDLWFSQKHKVFGGNVQFLSAPDGTPLWVCEVEPGSTPDITAARIHVLPALYKAAAQGLPTLADKGYIGAGIGIRIPVRRPKGRSEQALHIDIRMANALIRHVRALGERAAAELKEPWRALKRVTLSPCRIGDITRAALVLNQRWK
- a CDS encoding MSCRAMM family protein, whose amino-acid sequence is MTISGHVRGAESAPVPHASLTLISLDGRQSGRAVAHPDGSYEIAASAADSYVLIAAADGYRPQASSVVVGEAPVAYDVLLSGTSGLIGTVRSAESKEPVDSAMVVAADVRGDVLAAELTDADGTFAFTEMTPGSLTLAVTATGYRPLALPVEVAPQGVTRTEIELPAGAQVSGVVTAVGRPLADARVTLVDAAGNVVAASATGEDGAYAFSDLDGGSYTVFATGYPPKARDLSVRGSSIDGHDIELAHPGE
- a CDS encoding MarR family winged helix-turn-helix transcriptional regulator, whose translation is MFSRIRFRTVSQPRASVQDVNHVADELVVCLPALARAMERQIGPDFEHPKPPEAQIALLRHVEANDGVTVRRAADALLMKPNNVSAMVTQLTEQGLLERRQDSADKRVAHLHLTSASRQQLAEVQHLMSSLLRRALRSMTEDELEALDSALTALHALNERLHPDTH
- a CDS encoding acetyl-CoA C-acetyltransferase produces the protein MPEAVVVAAARTPIGRAFKGSLKEVRPDDLAAAAIRATLDQVPALDPTQIDDLHLGCAEPSGEHGGNMARRVAVQLGLDEVPGTTVNRFCSSSLQTARMAFHAIKAGEGHAFISAGVECVSRYQRFGAAGADSDDVLNPAFDQARARTANDALSNQRWTNPRADGQLPDIYLAMGQTAENVGGLRQVGRREQDDYAVRSQQLAAQAANSGFFAREITPVRLPDGTMMVSDDSPRPGTTIEALAQLKPAFRPGGTVTAGNSCPLNDGAAAVIIMSDIRARELGITPLARIVATGVSGLSPEIMGLGPVEATRRALTHAGLSIGDIDLFEMNEAFAAQVIASQRELRIPVERLNVHGGAIALGHPFGATGARIMTTLINGLRTRDAQWGVETMCVGGGQGMAMVLERLS